A region from the Microcebus murinus isolate Inina chromosome 3, M.murinus_Inina_mat1.0, whole genome shotgun sequence genome encodes:
- the DCAF16 gene encoding DDB1- and CUL4-associated factor 16, translated as MGPRNPSPDPLSESESEEEENISYLNESSGEEWDSSEEEDSMVSNLTPLESLAWQVKCLLKYSTTWKPLNPNSWLYHAKLLDPSTPVHILREIGLRLSHCSYCVPKLEPIPEWPPLASCGVPPFQKPLTSLSRLSRDHATLNGALQFATKQLSRTLSRATPIPEYLKQIPNSCVSRCCCGWLTKTVKETTRTEPINTTYSYTDFQKAVNKLLTASL; from the coding sequence aTGGGTCCCAGAAATCCCTCTCCTGACCCCTTATCAGAATCAGAAagtgaggaggaagaaaacattaGCTACTTAAATGAGAGTTCTGGGGAAGAGTGGGATTCCTCTGAAGAAGAGGACTCCATGGTATCCAACTTAACGCCTCTTGAGAGTCTTGCCTGGCAGGTTAagtgccttttaaaatattctacaacTTGGAAACCTTTAAATCCTAATTCCTGGTTATATCATGCTAAACTCTTGGATCCAAGCACACCAGTTCATATACTTCGAGAGATAGGCCTGAGACTCTCCCATTGCTCCTATTGTGTCCCCAAACTGGAACCAATTCCTGAATGGCCCCCTCTGGCCTCTTGTGGAGTCCCACCTTTTCAAAAGCCCCTTACAAGTCTCAGCCGGCTCTCTAGAGATCATGCCACCTTAAATGGAGCACTGCAATTTGCCACCAAACAGTTAAGCCGAACATTGAGTAGAGCCACTCCCATACCTGAATACTTAAAACAGATTCCTAATTCATGTGTTTCTCGTTGTTGCTGTGGCTGGCTAACTAAAACAGTTAAGGAGACAACCCGCACTGAACCCATCAACACTACTTACTCTTACACTGACTTCCAAAAGGCAGTTAACAAACTCTTAACTGCATCACTATAA